A single Gemmatimonadota bacterium DNA region contains:
- a CDS encoding Hsp20/alpha crystallin family protein gives MLFETSLTPLPVFGLRREVNRLFDDALSRTTPTASLAPPVDVREDDREIALSVELPGVKPEDVEVTSDNGMLTVRGHKSAERKEGDGTEYHLVERTYGSFTRSFRLPKGVDDSKITANFTNGVLNVRVPKTALPQPKKITISNGESSATGNASARVEGKGSQKANQQQAVPVEHK, from the coding sequence ATGCTGTTCGAAACTTCACTGACACCTCTTCCTGTGTTCGGTCTGCGCAGGGAGGTGAATCGCTTATTTGACGATGCACTGAGCCGCACAACGCCGACAGCTTCTCTGGCGCCGCCCGTCGATGTACGGGAGGACGACCGTGAGATCGCGCTGTCCGTCGAGCTTCCGGGCGTCAAGCCGGAAGATGTAGAGGTCACTTCCGATAACGGAATGCTGACAGTTCGCGGACACAAGTCCGCGGAGCGCAAGGAAGGCGACGGTACGGAGTATCACCTGGTGGAGCGGACCTACGGCTCGTTCACGCGGTCGTTCCGGCTGCCCAAGGGAGTGGACGATTCCAAGATCACCGCGAATTTCACCAACGGTGTGTTGAACGTTCGCGTCCCCAAGACCGCACTTCCGCAGCCCAAGAAGATTACCATCAGCAACGGCGAAAGCAGTGCGACCGGTAACGCCAGCGCGAGAGTCGAGGGCAAGGGTTCGCAGAAGGCGAATCAGCAGCAGGCGGTTCCAGTCGAGCACAAGTAG
- a CDS encoding BlaI/MecI/CopY family transcriptional regulator: protein MQRLTPREIELMTVLWERGPSTVAEVRDALGDGSAYTTILTLLRVLEEKGHVAREVEGRAHRYAALIDRDDASSSAIDRVLGQFFRGSPERLLTQLVSDRGLDDATLRRLRALLDERLAEDSK from the coding sequence ATGCAGCGGCTGACCCCACGGGAGATCGAGCTCATGACCGTGCTCTGGGAGCGCGGACCAAGTACGGTCGCTGAGGTGCGGGACGCACTGGGCGACGGATCCGCGTATACGACGATCCTTACACTCTTGCGCGTGCTGGAGGAAAAGGGGCACGTCGCGCGAGAAGTCGAGGGGCGCGCACATCGTTATGCCGCGCTGATCGACCGGGATGACGCAAGCTCGAGCGCGATAGACAGAGTGCTGGGGCAATTCTTCCGCGGGTCTCCGGAAAGACTACTCACGCAGCTCGTATCCGATCGCGGGCTCGACGACGCAACGCTTCGGCGGTTGCGCGCGCTGCTTGACGAGCGGCTGGCGGAGGACTCGAAATGA
- a CDS encoding energy transducer TonB has product MTHLLESGTRKHRSVGGAIPSIALHSVLILAAINATAHAALRAPDRPHVVPVPLAVPKAPIRPMDHAVARSAPSAARNRFEFPAMTGIPVLPRFAGPAFRFDPGSVATPVIHGSDFGGGVTGRNSIDGSGSTSATVLSSEQVDRQAAALPGTLAPHFPEALRAQGVEGTVVARFVVDSAGRAEPGSFVVVGSANPLFSSAVETALLRARFRAAEFNGVRVRQLVEQSFVFTLR; this is encoded by the coding sequence GTGACGCATCTACTGGAATCCGGAACACGCAAGCACAGGTCGGTCGGCGGCGCGATCCCAAGCATCGCACTTCATAGCGTGCTCATTCTCGCCGCGATCAACGCGACGGCCCATGCCGCGCTGCGAGCTCCCGATAGGCCACATGTTGTTCCGGTTCCGCTTGCGGTGCCCAAGGCACCGATACGACCGATGGACCACGCTGTGGCACGCAGCGCGCCATCCGCGGCTCGCAATCGGTTCGAGTTTCCGGCAATGACCGGCATTCCCGTTCTCCCGCGGTTCGCGGGCCCCGCGTTCAGGTTCGATCCCGGCAGTGTGGCCACACCTGTTATCCACGGCAGTGACTTCGGTGGCGGCGTGACTGGACGAAACAGCATCGATGGCTCGGGCTCCACTTCGGCTACGGTTCTGTCGTCGGAACAGGTCGATCGCCAGGCGGCGGCGTTGCCGGGGACGCTTGCGCCGCACTTCCCTGAGGCGCTACGCGCGCAGGGCGTGGAGGGGACAGTAGTTGCCAGGTTCGTCGTGGACAGCGCTGGGCGTGCGGAGCCAGGTTCGTTCGTCGTCGTCGGATCGGCGAATCCACTGTTCTCCTCGGCGGTCGAGACAGCGCTCTTGCGGGCACGATTCCGGGCGGCCGAGTTCAACGGAGTACGTGTCCGACAGCTTGTCGAACAATCGTTCGTATTTACGCTGCGATGA
- the rocD gene encoding ornithine--oxo-acid transaminase, with protein sequence MTAVANSTESGHATSADYIAIEDEWGAHNYHPLDIVIERAAGAWVYDVDGKRYLDCLSAYSAVNQGHCHPRILATLVEQAHRVTLTSRAFRNEQLPLFCEEVARMCGMEMVLPMNTGAEAVESAIKAARRWGYEVKGIPADRAEIIVFENNFHGRTTTIVGFSSEPSYRAGFGPFAPGFRLIPYGDIDALEAAITPNTCAVLMEPIQCEAGILIPPDGYLRAASDLCRANNVLFMADEIQTGLGRTGRMFACDHEEVKPDVYILGKALAGGFYPVSAVVSSREVLGVLRAGTHGSTFGGNPLGCAVARTALQVLEDENLVQRSADLGAWFMGEVASIRHPDIKSVRGRGLMVGIELHVPARSYCEALMGLGMLCKETHDHVIRLSPPLVTSREDLEWALAQLRTVFSTR encoded by the coding sequence ATGACAGCCGTCGCCAACAGCACCGAATCCGGTCACGCTACATCTGCCGATTACATCGCCATCGAGGATGAGTGGGGCGCGCACAACTACCATCCGCTGGATATCGTCATCGAGCGCGCTGCCGGCGCGTGGGTCTACGATGTGGATGGCAAGCGCTACCTCGACTGTCTGAGTGCGTATTCCGCCGTCAACCAGGGCCACTGTCATCCGCGCATCCTCGCGACGCTGGTGGAACAGGCACACCGAGTCACGCTCACCTCGCGCGCATTCCGCAACGAGCAGTTGCCGCTCTTCTGCGAAGAAGTTGCGCGGATGTGCGGGATGGAAATGGTGCTGCCGATGAACACCGGCGCCGAGGCCGTCGAGAGCGCGATCAAGGCGGCGCGGCGCTGGGGATACGAAGTGAAGGGAATTCCCGCCGATCGAGCGGAAATCATCGTGTTCGAGAACAACTTTCACGGTCGGACCACTACAATAGTCGGCTTCTCGTCAGAGCCATCCTATCGTGCCGGCTTCGGGCCCTTCGCCCCGGGTTTCAGGTTGATCCCCTACGGCGACATCGACGCCCTCGAGGCGGCGATCACGCCGAACACGTGCGCGGTGCTCATGGAGCCGATCCAGTGCGAGGCTGGAATCCTGATTCCCCCGGACGGATATCTTCGCGCAGCCTCCGATCTCTGTCGAGCGAACAATGTCCTCTTCATGGCCGACGAGATCCAGACGGGACTGGGCCGCACCGGTCGCATGTTCGCGTGCGATCACGAAGAGGTGAAGCCCGACGTGTACATACTCGGCAAGGCGCTGGCAGGTGGCTTCTATCCGGTTTCCGCGGTTGTTTCGAGCCGGGAAGTGCTGGGCGTTCTCCGCGCAGGCACGCACGGCAGCACCTTCGGCGGCAACCCGCTCGGCTGTGCAGTCGCGCGCACCGCGCTGCAGGTTCTCGAAGATGAGAACCTGGTCCAGCGCTCGGCGGACCTGGGCGCATGGTTCATGGGTGAGGTGGCGTCGATCAGGCATCCTGACATCAAGTCCGTGCGCGGCCGAGGTCTGATGGTGGGCATCGAGCTGCACGTGCCAGCGCGGTCCTACTGCGAGGCGCTGATGGGACTCGGAATGCTGTGCAAGGAAACGCACGACCACGTCATCAGATTGTCCCCGCCGCTGGTTACATCGCGCGAGGATCTCGAGTGGGCTCTCGCTCAGTTACGGACTGTATTCTCGACGCGGTAG
- a CDS encoding alkaline phosphatase family protein — MRYQPVRAAISFATLLTFATSPGALAQTPHHTRNVVLIVSDGLRWQEIFEGADSQLMNRKFGHVEDTAALRREFSRDDASSARAVLFPFIWNVVAKQGEIFGNRTMQSDADVTNGFKFSYPGYNEMISGHPDPRIDSNNAGPNPNLTVFEWLDTRPGLAGRVAVFGTWNEFADIFNRGRSHLPIWAAFDAPPTATPPTARDSLLVNLYGTTTRLWSDLAYDSFMQAEVREYVARSHPRVMFVGYGETDEWAHMGRYDMVLKSAHQFDQFVGDLWNTMQRMPQYRDSTTFIITADHGRGSGLNAWTDHGADVVGAEAIWIAVIGPDTPARGEGMHVSRVTQSQIAATIASLLGENYSAAVPAAAPPLPVR; from the coding sequence ATGAGATACCAACCCGTCCGCGCTGCAATTTCGTTCGCGACGTTGCTGACGTTTGCGACCTCGCCAGGCGCACTCGCTCAAACTCCCCACCACACCCGCAACGTCGTCCTCATCGTATCCGACGGCCTCCGCTGGCAGGAGATCTTCGAGGGCGCGGACAGCCAGCTGATGAATCGCAAGTTCGGCCACGTCGAGGATACGGCCGCGCTCCGCCGCGAGTTCTCGCGCGACGATGCGAGCTCCGCACGCGCCGTGCTCTTTCCATTCATATGGAACGTCGTCGCGAAACAGGGTGAGATCTTCGGAAATCGCACGATGCAGAGCGATGCGGATGTCACCAACGGGTTCAAGTTCTCCTATCCGGGCTACAACGAGATGATCAGCGGGCATCCCGATCCGCGCATCGACAGCAACAATGCCGGACCGAATCCCAACCTCACCGTATTCGAATGGCTCGACACGCGACCTGGCCTCGCCGGACGCGTAGCGGTCTTTGGAACGTGGAACGAGTTCGCAGACATCTTCAATCGCGGCCGCAGTCATCTTCCGATCTGGGCAGCATTCGACGCGCCGCCGACCGCAACACCACCCACGGCGCGCGACTCGTTGCTCGTCAACCTTTACGGCACCACTACCCGCCTCTGGAGTGATCTGGCGTACGATTCGTTCATGCAGGCGGAAGTGCGCGAGTACGTCGCGCGCTCGCATCCGCGTGTCATGTTCGTCGGTTATGGCGAGACCGACGAGTGGGCTCACATGGGCCGCTACGACATGGTACTCAAGTCCGCGCATCAGTTCGATCAGTTCGTCGGCGATCTGTGGAACACCATGCAACGGATGCCGCAGTATCGCGACTCGACGACGTTCATCATCACAGCGGACCATGGTCGCGGAAGCGGGCTCAATGCGTGGACCGATCACGGCGCAGACGTCGTCGGTGCGGAAGCAATCTGGATCGCGGTGATCGGTCCGGACACTCCGGCCCGCGGCGAAGGCATGCACGTCAGCCGCGTAACCCAGTCCCAGATCGCCGCGACCATCGCAAGCCTGCTCGGCGAGAATTACTCCGCCGCCGTTCCGGCAGCAGCGCCACCGCTTCCGGTGCGTTGA